A single genomic interval of Tursiops truncatus isolate mTurTru1 chromosome 1, mTurTru1.mat.Y, whole genome shotgun sequence harbors:
- the PLEKHM2 gene encoding pleckstrin homology domain-containing family M member 2 isoform X2, whose amino-acid sequence MKLGFLMSHRRKNSVRAKVIVLFSWLHGKTLKSFKILSILKTPDDLSHLGKELDKILQSYFAACEDETPAIRNHDKVLQRLCEHLDHALLYGLQDLSSGYWVLVVHFTRREAIKQIEVLQHVATNLGRSRAWLYLALNENSLESYLRLFQENLGLLHKYYVKNALVCSHDHLTLFLTLVSGLEFIRFDLDLDAPYLDLAPYMPDYYKPQYLLDFEDRLPSSVHGSDSLSLNSFNSVTSTTLEWDDSAIAPSSEDGDLTDTVSGPRSTASDPASSKASTKSPTQRHNPFNEDQAETVSSSDTTPVHTASQEKGEPHTPDLPDTCTELEVIRVTKKKKIGKKKKPRSDEEASPLHPASTQHTCARRGSGDTLVSSPGPGRVSPDKTLASAGEETEGPGSTAEGSERSEPGQVGLLIPEMKDTSMECLGQPLSKVIDQLHGQLDPSTWCSHVEPPNQSFRTGSPGDAPERPPFCDFSEGLPAPMDFYRFTVESPSTVASGGGHHDPAGPGQPLHVPGSPAAAGQEEEGGGRGPGQAPRPLEDTPGETQEPEAQELETRLPLVGEGPVPEQEPGTQETLCQLKRDQPSPCLSSAEDSGVDEGQGSPSEMSHSAEFRVDNNHLLLLMIHVFRENEEQLFRMIRMSTGHMEGNLQLLYVLLTDCYVYLLRKGATEKPYLVEEAVSYNELDYVSVGLDQQTVKLVCTNRRKQFLLDTADVALAEFFLASLKSAMIKGCREPPYPSVLTDATMEKLALAKFVAQESKCEATTVSVCFYGLVHWQDPQDESLGRIPCHCSPPEGAVTKEGMLHYKAGTSYLGKEHWKTCFVVLSNGILYQYPDRTDVTPLLSVNMGGEQCGGCRRSSTTDRPHAFQVILADRPCLELSAGSEAEMADWMQHLCQAVSKGVIPQGVTPSPCIPCCLVITDDRLFTCHEDCQTSFFRSLGTAQLADISTVSTEPGKEYCVLEFSQDSQQPLPPWVIYLSCTSELDRFLSALNSGWKTIYQVDLPRKAIQEASNKKKFEDALSLIHSAWQRSDSLCRGRASRDPWC is encoded by the exons ttgcAGAGCTACTTTGCTGCATGTGAAGATGAGACCCCTGCCATCCGGAACCACGATAAGGTCCTGCAGCGTCTGTGTGAGCACTTGGACCACGCCCTGCTCTATGG ACTGCAAGACCTCTCATCTGGCTACTGGGTGCTCGTGGTGCATTTCACCCGGAGAGAGGCCATCAAGCAGATCGAGGTGCTGCAGCACGTGGCCACCAACCTGGGACGCA GCCGGGCCTGGCTGTACCTGGCCCTCAACGAGAACTCCCTGGAGAGCTACCTGCGGCTGTTCCAGGAGAACCTGGGTCTCCTGCACAAGTACTACGTCAA GAATGCCCTGGTCTGCAGCCATGACCACCTGACCCTCTTCCTGACCTTGGTGTCTGGGCTGGAGTTCATTCGGTTCGACCTGGACCTG gaCGCCCCCTACTTAGACTTGGCCCCCTACATGCCCGACTACTACAAACCCCAGTACCTGCTGGACTTTGAAGACCGCCTCCCCAGCTCGGTCCACGGCTCGGACAGCCTCTCCCTCAACTCCTTCAACTCCGTCACCTCCACCACCCTGGAGTGGGACGACAGTGCCATCGCCCCGTCTAGTGAGG ATGGAGACCTCACAGACACTGTCAGTGGCCCCCGCTCTACTGCCTCGGACCCGGCCAGCAGCAAGGCTTCCACCAAGAGTCCCACCCAGCGCCACAACCCCTTCAATGAGGACCAGGCAGAGACCGTGTCCTCCTCCGACACCACCCCTGTGCACACCGCCTCTCAGGAGAAGGGGGAGCCCCATACCCCGGACTTGCCAGACACCTGCACAGAGCTCGAGGTCATCAG GGTcaccaagaagaagaaaattggCAAGAAGAAGAAGCCCAGATCGGATGAGGAAGCAAGTCCACTCCACCCGGCCTCTACCCAGCACACGTGTGCCAGGCGGGGCAGTGGTGACACCCTCGTCAGCAGCCCAGGCCCCGGGCGGGTCTCCCCAGACAAGACCCTCGCCTCCGCCGGGGAGGAGACAGAGGGGCCCGGCAGCACAGCCGAGGGCAGCGAGCGCTCAGAGCCCGGCCAGGTGGGCCTGCTTATCCCCGAGATGAAGGACACCTCCATGGAGTGCTTGGGGCAGCCCCTGAGTAAGGTCATTGATCAGCTCCACGGGCAGCTGGACCCCAGCACCTGGTGCTCCCACGTCGAGCCCCCCAACCAGTCCTTTCGGACTGGCTCTCCCGGGGACGCCCCGGAGAGGCCGCCATTTTGCGACTTTAGTGAGGGGCTTCCAGCCCCAATGGACTTCTACCGCTTTACCGTCGAGAGTCCAAGTACTGTTGCATCAGGTGGCGGCCACCATGACCCTGCAGGGCCTGGCCAACCGCTGCATGTTCCTGGTAGCCCTGCGGCTGCTGgccaagaagaagagggaggaggacgAGGGCCGGGACAGGCGCCTCGGCCCCTAGAGGACACCCCGGGGGAGACGCAGGAGCCAGAGGCCCAGGAGCTGGAGACCCGGTTGCCCCTGGTCGGTGAGGGACCTGTGCCTGAGCAGGAGCCTGGGACCCAGGAAACTCTTTGCCAACTCAAGCGAGACCAGCCCAGCCCTTGTCTGAGCAGCGCCGAGGACTCTGGGGTGGATGAGGGGCAGGGGAGCCCTTCGGAGATGAGCCACTCGGCAGAGTTCAG GGTAGACAACAATCACTTACTCCTGCTCATGATCCACGTGTTCCGAGAAAACGAAGAGCAGCTCTTCAGA ATGATCCGGATGAGCACGGGGCACATGGAGGGCAACCTGCAGCTGCTGTACGTGCTGCTCACAGACTGCTATGTCTACCTGCTCCGGAAAG GGGCCACAGAGAAGCCATACCTGGTGGAAGAGGCTGTTTCTTACAATGAACTTGACTATGTGTCG GTGGGCCTTGACCAGCAGACGGTGAAGCTGGTGTGCACCAACCGCAGGAAGCAGTTTCTGCTGGACACGGCGGACGTGGCCCTGGCCGA GTTCTTCTTGGCTTCTTTGAAGTCAGCCATGATCAAGGGCTGTCGGGAACCACCCTACCCCAGCGTCCTGACTGATGCCACCATGGAGAAGCTGGCACTGGCCAAATTTGTGGCCCAGGAATCTAAGTGTGAG gcgaCCACTGTTTCTGTGTGCTTCTACGGGCTCGTGCACTGGCAGGACCCCCAGGATGAGTCCCTGGGCCGCATCCCCTGCCACTGCTCACCCCCTGAGGGTGCCGTCACCAAAGAAGGCATGCTGCATTACAAGGCGGGCACCTCCTACCTGGGCAAGGAACACTGGAAGACGTGCTTCGTGGTGCTCAG CAACGGGATCCTCTACCAGTATCCCGACCGCACTGATGTCACCCCCCTGCTCTCAGTGAACATGGG GGGGGAGCAGTGCGGTGGCTGTCGGAGATCCAGCACCACGGACCGGCCCCACGCCTTCCAGGTCATCCTCGCCGACCGGCCCTGCCTGGAGCTGAGCGCCGGCAGCGAGGCTGAGATGGCTGACTGGATGCAGCACCTCTGCCAGGCCGTGTCCAAAGGG GTCATCCCCCAGGGGGTAACTCCCAGCCCCTGCATCCCCTGCTGCCTGGTGATCACGGATGACCGCCTCTTCACGTGCCACGAGGACTGCCAGACCAGCTTCTTCCGCTCCCTGGGCACCGCCCAGCTGGCCGACATCAGCACTGTCTCCACTGAACCGGGCAAGGAGTACTGTGTCTTG GAGTTTTCCCAGGACAGccagcagcccctcccaccctggGTCATTTACCTGAGCTGCACATCTGAACTGGACCGATTCCTGTCTGCACTGAACTCCGGGTGGAAAACCATCTACCAG GTGGACCTCCCCCGTAAGGCCATCCAGGAAGCCTCCAACAAGAAGAAGTTCGAGGACGCCCTGAGCCTCATCCACAGCGCCTGGCAGCGGAGCGACAGCCTGTGCCGGGGCAGAGCCTCCCGGGACCCCTGGTGCTGA
- the PLEKHM2 gene encoding pleckstrin homology domain-containing family M member 2 isoform X3 produces MEPREVKDRILENISLSVKKLQSYFAACEDETPAIRNHDKVLQRLCEHLDHALLYGLQDLSSGYWVLVVHFTRREAIKQIEVLQHVATNLGRSRAWLYLALNENSLESYLRLFQENLGLLHKYYVKNALVCSHDHLTLFLTLVSGLEFIRFDLDLDAPYLDLAPYMPDYYKPQYLLDFEDRLPSSVHGSDSLSLNSFNSVTSTTLEWDDSAIAPSSEDYDFGDVFPAVPSVPSTDWEDGDLTDTVSGPRSTASDPASSKASTKSPTQRHNPFNEDQAETVSSSDTTPVHTASQEKGEPHTPDLPDTCTELEVIRVTKKKKIGKKKKPRSDEEASPLHPASTQHTCARRGSGDTLVSSPGPGRVSPDKTLASAGEETEGPGSTAEGSERSEPGQVGLLIPEMKDTSMECLGQPLSKVIDQLHGQLDPSTWCSHVEPPNQSFRTGSPGDAPERPPFCDFSEGLPAPMDFYRFTVESPSTVASGGGHHDPAGPGQPLHVPGSPAAAGQEEEGGGRGPGQAPRPLEDTPGETQEPEAQELETRLPLVGEGPVPEQEPGTQETLCQLKRDQPSPCLSSAEDSGVDEGQGSPSEMSHSAEFRVDNNHLLLLMIHVFRENEEQLFRMIRMSTGHMEGNLQLLYVLLTDCYVYLLRKGATEKPYLVEEAVSYNELDYVSVGLDQQTVKLVCTNRRKQFLLDTADVALAEFFLASLKSAMIKGCREPPYPSVLTDATMEKLALAKFVAQESKCEATTVSVCFYGLVHWQDPQDESLGRIPCHCSPPEGAVTKEGMLHYKAGTSYLGKEHWKTCFVVLSNGILYQYPDRTDVTPLLSVNMGGEQCGGCRRSSTTDRPHAFQVILADRPCLELSAGSEAEMADWMQHLCQAVSKGVIPQGVTPSPCIPCCLVITDDRLFTCHEDCQTSFFRSLGTAQLADISTVSTEPGKEYCVLEFSQDSQQPLPPWVIYLSCTSELDRFLSALNSGWKTIYQVDLPRKAIQEASNKKKFEDALSLIHSAWQRSDSLCRGRASRDPWC; encoded by the exons ttgcAGAGCTACTTTGCTGCATGTGAAGATGAGACCCCTGCCATCCGGAACCACGATAAGGTCCTGCAGCGTCTGTGTGAGCACTTGGACCACGCCCTGCTCTATGG ACTGCAAGACCTCTCATCTGGCTACTGGGTGCTCGTGGTGCATTTCACCCGGAGAGAGGCCATCAAGCAGATCGAGGTGCTGCAGCACGTGGCCACCAACCTGGGACGCA GCCGGGCCTGGCTGTACCTGGCCCTCAACGAGAACTCCCTGGAGAGCTACCTGCGGCTGTTCCAGGAGAACCTGGGTCTCCTGCACAAGTACTACGTCAA GAATGCCCTGGTCTGCAGCCATGACCACCTGACCCTCTTCCTGACCTTGGTGTCTGGGCTGGAGTTCATTCGGTTCGACCTGGACCTG gaCGCCCCCTACTTAGACTTGGCCCCCTACATGCCCGACTACTACAAACCCCAGTACCTGCTGGACTTTGAAGACCGCCTCCCCAGCTCGGTCCACGGCTCGGACAGCCTCTCCCTCAACTCCTTCAACTCCGTCACCTCCACCACCCTGGAGTGGGACGACAGTGCCATCGCCCCGTCTAGTGAGG attatgatTTTGGAGATGTGTTTCCAGCAGTGCCGTCTGTACCCAGCACAGACTGGGAAG ATGGAGACCTCACAGACACTGTCAGTGGCCCCCGCTCTACTGCCTCGGACCCGGCCAGCAGCAAGGCTTCCACCAAGAGTCCCACCCAGCGCCACAACCCCTTCAATGAGGACCAGGCAGAGACCGTGTCCTCCTCCGACACCACCCCTGTGCACACCGCCTCTCAGGAGAAGGGGGAGCCCCATACCCCGGACTTGCCAGACACCTGCACAGAGCTCGAGGTCATCAG GGTcaccaagaagaagaaaattggCAAGAAGAAGAAGCCCAGATCGGATGAGGAAGCAAGTCCACTCCACCCGGCCTCTACCCAGCACACGTGTGCCAGGCGGGGCAGTGGTGACACCCTCGTCAGCAGCCCAGGCCCCGGGCGGGTCTCCCCAGACAAGACCCTCGCCTCCGCCGGGGAGGAGACAGAGGGGCCCGGCAGCACAGCCGAGGGCAGCGAGCGCTCAGAGCCCGGCCAGGTGGGCCTGCTTATCCCCGAGATGAAGGACACCTCCATGGAGTGCTTGGGGCAGCCCCTGAGTAAGGTCATTGATCAGCTCCACGGGCAGCTGGACCCCAGCACCTGGTGCTCCCACGTCGAGCCCCCCAACCAGTCCTTTCGGACTGGCTCTCCCGGGGACGCCCCGGAGAGGCCGCCATTTTGCGACTTTAGTGAGGGGCTTCCAGCCCCAATGGACTTCTACCGCTTTACCGTCGAGAGTCCAAGTACTGTTGCATCAGGTGGCGGCCACCATGACCCTGCAGGGCCTGGCCAACCGCTGCATGTTCCTGGTAGCCCTGCGGCTGCTGgccaagaagaagagggaggaggacgAGGGCCGGGACAGGCGCCTCGGCCCCTAGAGGACACCCCGGGGGAGACGCAGGAGCCAGAGGCCCAGGAGCTGGAGACCCGGTTGCCCCTGGTCGGTGAGGGACCTGTGCCTGAGCAGGAGCCTGGGACCCAGGAAACTCTTTGCCAACTCAAGCGAGACCAGCCCAGCCCTTGTCTGAGCAGCGCCGAGGACTCTGGGGTGGATGAGGGGCAGGGGAGCCCTTCGGAGATGAGCCACTCGGCAGAGTTCAG GGTAGACAACAATCACTTACTCCTGCTCATGATCCACGTGTTCCGAGAAAACGAAGAGCAGCTCTTCAGA ATGATCCGGATGAGCACGGGGCACATGGAGGGCAACCTGCAGCTGCTGTACGTGCTGCTCACAGACTGCTATGTCTACCTGCTCCGGAAAG GGGCCACAGAGAAGCCATACCTGGTGGAAGAGGCTGTTTCTTACAATGAACTTGACTATGTGTCG GTGGGCCTTGACCAGCAGACGGTGAAGCTGGTGTGCACCAACCGCAGGAAGCAGTTTCTGCTGGACACGGCGGACGTGGCCCTGGCCGA GTTCTTCTTGGCTTCTTTGAAGTCAGCCATGATCAAGGGCTGTCGGGAACCACCCTACCCCAGCGTCCTGACTGATGCCACCATGGAGAAGCTGGCACTGGCCAAATTTGTGGCCCAGGAATCTAAGTGTGAG gcgaCCACTGTTTCTGTGTGCTTCTACGGGCTCGTGCACTGGCAGGACCCCCAGGATGAGTCCCTGGGCCGCATCCCCTGCCACTGCTCACCCCCTGAGGGTGCCGTCACCAAAGAAGGCATGCTGCATTACAAGGCGGGCACCTCCTACCTGGGCAAGGAACACTGGAAGACGTGCTTCGTGGTGCTCAG CAACGGGATCCTCTACCAGTATCCCGACCGCACTGATGTCACCCCCCTGCTCTCAGTGAACATGGG GGGGGAGCAGTGCGGTGGCTGTCGGAGATCCAGCACCACGGACCGGCCCCACGCCTTCCAGGTCATCCTCGCCGACCGGCCCTGCCTGGAGCTGAGCGCCGGCAGCGAGGCTGAGATGGCTGACTGGATGCAGCACCTCTGCCAGGCCGTGTCCAAAGGG GTCATCCCCCAGGGGGTAACTCCCAGCCCCTGCATCCCCTGCTGCCTGGTGATCACGGATGACCGCCTCTTCACGTGCCACGAGGACTGCCAGACCAGCTTCTTCCGCTCCCTGGGCACCGCCCAGCTGGCCGACATCAGCACTGTCTCCACTGAACCGGGCAAGGAGTACTGTGTCTTG GAGTTTTCCCAGGACAGccagcagcccctcccaccctggGTCATTTACCTGAGCTGCACATCTGAACTGGACCGATTCCTGTCTGCACTGAACTCCGGGTGGAAAACCATCTACCAG GTGGACCTCCCCCGTAAGGCCATCCAGGAAGCCTCCAACAAGAAGAAGTTCGAGGACGCCCTGAGCCTCATCCACAGCGCCTGGCAGCGGAGCGACAGCCTGTGCCGGGGCAGAGCCTCCCGGGACCCCTGGTGCTGA
- the PLEKHM2 gene encoding pleckstrin homology domain-containing family M member 2 isoform X1 has product MKLGFLMSHRRKNSVRAKVIVLFSWLHGKTLKSFKILSILKTPDDLSHLGKELDKILQSYFAACEDETPAIRNHDKVLQRLCEHLDHALLYGLQDLSSGYWVLVVHFTRREAIKQIEVLQHVATNLGRSRAWLYLALNENSLESYLRLFQENLGLLHKYYVKNALVCSHDHLTLFLTLVSGLEFIRFDLDLDAPYLDLAPYMPDYYKPQYLLDFEDRLPSSVHGSDSLSLNSFNSVTSTTLEWDDSAIAPSSEDYDFGDVFPAVPSVPSTDWEDGDLTDTVSGPRSTASDPASSKASTKSPTQRHNPFNEDQAETVSSSDTTPVHTASQEKGEPHTPDLPDTCTELEVIRVTKKKKIGKKKKPRSDEEASPLHPASTQHTCARRGSGDTLVSSPGPGRVSPDKTLASAGEETEGPGSTAEGSERSEPGQVGLLIPEMKDTSMECLGQPLSKVIDQLHGQLDPSTWCSHVEPPNQSFRTGSPGDAPERPPFCDFSEGLPAPMDFYRFTVESPSTVASGGGHHDPAGPGQPLHVPGSPAAAGQEEEGGGRGPGQAPRPLEDTPGETQEPEAQELETRLPLVGEGPVPEQEPGTQETLCQLKRDQPSPCLSSAEDSGVDEGQGSPSEMSHSAEFRVDNNHLLLLMIHVFRENEEQLFRMIRMSTGHMEGNLQLLYVLLTDCYVYLLRKGATEKPYLVEEAVSYNELDYVSVGLDQQTVKLVCTNRRKQFLLDTADVALAEFFLASLKSAMIKGCREPPYPSVLTDATMEKLALAKFVAQESKCEATTVSVCFYGLVHWQDPQDESLGRIPCHCSPPEGAVTKEGMLHYKAGTSYLGKEHWKTCFVVLSNGILYQYPDRTDVTPLLSVNMGGEQCGGCRRSSTTDRPHAFQVILADRPCLELSAGSEAEMADWMQHLCQAVSKGVIPQGVTPSPCIPCCLVITDDRLFTCHEDCQTSFFRSLGTAQLADISTVSTEPGKEYCVLEFSQDSQQPLPPWVIYLSCTSELDRFLSALNSGWKTIYQVDLPRKAIQEASNKKKFEDALSLIHSAWQRSDSLCRGRASRDPWC; this is encoded by the exons ttgcAGAGCTACTTTGCTGCATGTGAAGATGAGACCCCTGCCATCCGGAACCACGATAAGGTCCTGCAGCGTCTGTGTGAGCACTTGGACCACGCCCTGCTCTATGG ACTGCAAGACCTCTCATCTGGCTACTGGGTGCTCGTGGTGCATTTCACCCGGAGAGAGGCCATCAAGCAGATCGAGGTGCTGCAGCACGTGGCCACCAACCTGGGACGCA GCCGGGCCTGGCTGTACCTGGCCCTCAACGAGAACTCCCTGGAGAGCTACCTGCGGCTGTTCCAGGAGAACCTGGGTCTCCTGCACAAGTACTACGTCAA GAATGCCCTGGTCTGCAGCCATGACCACCTGACCCTCTTCCTGACCTTGGTGTCTGGGCTGGAGTTCATTCGGTTCGACCTGGACCTG gaCGCCCCCTACTTAGACTTGGCCCCCTACATGCCCGACTACTACAAACCCCAGTACCTGCTGGACTTTGAAGACCGCCTCCCCAGCTCGGTCCACGGCTCGGACAGCCTCTCCCTCAACTCCTTCAACTCCGTCACCTCCACCACCCTGGAGTGGGACGACAGTGCCATCGCCCCGTCTAGTGAGG attatgatTTTGGAGATGTGTTTCCAGCAGTGCCGTCTGTACCCAGCACAGACTGGGAAG ATGGAGACCTCACAGACACTGTCAGTGGCCCCCGCTCTACTGCCTCGGACCCGGCCAGCAGCAAGGCTTCCACCAAGAGTCCCACCCAGCGCCACAACCCCTTCAATGAGGACCAGGCAGAGACCGTGTCCTCCTCCGACACCACCCCTGTGCACACCGCCTCTCAGGAGAAGGGGGAGCCCCATACCCCGGACTTGCCAGACACCTGCACAGAGCTCGAGGTCATCAG GGTcaccaagaagaagaaaattggCAAGAAGAAGAAGCCCAGATCGGATGAGGAAGCAAGTCCACTCCACCCGGCCTCTACCCAGCACACGTGTGCCAGGCGGGGCAGTGGTGACACCCTCGTCAGCAGCCCAGGCCCCGGGCGGGTCTCCCCAGACAAGACCCTCGCCTCCGCCGGGGAGGAGACAGAGGGGCCCGGCAGCACAGCCGAGGGCAGCGAGCGCTCAGAGCCCGGCCAGGTGGGCCTGCTTATCCCCGAGATGAAGGACACCTCCATGGAGTGCTTGGGGCAGCCCCTGAGTAAGGTCATTGATCAGCTCCACGGGCAGCTGGACCCCAGCACCTGGTGCTCCCACGTCGAGCCCCCCAACCAGTCCTTTCGGACTGGCTCTCCCGGGGACGCCCCGGAGAGGCCGCCATTTTGCGACTTTAGTGAGGGGCTTCCAGCCCCAATGGACTTCTACCGCTTTACCGTCGAGAGTCCAAGTACTGTTGCATCAGGTGGCGGCCACCATGACCCTGCAGGGCCTGGCCAACCGCTGCATGTTCCTGGTAGCCCTGCGGCTGCTGgccaagaagaagagggaggaggacgAGGGCCGGGACAGGCGCCTCGGCCCCTAGAGGACACCCCGGGGGAGACGCAGGAGCCAGAGGCCCAGGAGCTGGAGACCCGGTTGCCCCTGGTCGGTGAGGGACCTGTGCCTGAGCAGGAGCCTGGGACCCAGGAAACTCTTTGCCAACTCAAGCGAGACCAGCCCAGCCCTTGTCTGAGCAGCGCCGAGGACTCTGGGGTGGATGAGGGGCAGGGGAGCCCTTCGGAGATGAGCCACTCGGCAGAGTTCAG GGTAGACAACAATCACTTACTCCTGCTCATGATCCACGTGTTCCGAGAAAACGAAGAGCAGCTCTTCAGA ATGATCCGGATGAGCACGGGGCACATGGAGGGCAACCTGCAGCTGCTGTACGTGCTGCTCACAGACTGCTATGTCTACCTGCTCCGGAAAG GGGCCACAGAGAAGCCATACCTGGTGGAAGAGGCTGTTTCTTACAATGAACTTGACTATGTGTCG GTGGGCCTTGACCAGCAGACGGTGAAGCTGGTGTGCACCAACCGCAGGAAGCAGTTTCTGCTGGACACGGCGGACGTGGCCCTGGCCGA GTTCTTCTTGGCTTCTTTGAAGTCAGCCATGATCAAGGGCTGTCGGGAACCACCCTACCCCAGCGTCCTGACTGATGCCACCATGGAGAAGCTGGCACTGGCCAAATTTGTGGCCCAGGAATCTAAGTGTGAG gcgaCCACTGTTTCTGTGTGCTTCTACGGGCTCGTGCACTGGCAGGACCCCCAGGATGAGTCCCTGGGCCGCATCCCCTGCCACTGCTCACCCCCTGAGGGTGCCGTCACCAAAGAAGGCATGCTGCATTACAAGGCGGGCACCTCCTACCTGGGCAAGGAACACTGGAAGACGTGCTTCGTGGTGCTCAG CAACGGGATCCTCTACCAGTATCCCGACCGCACTGATGTCACCCCCCTGCTCTCAGTGAACATGGG GGGGGAGCAGTGCGGTGGCTGTCGGAGATCCAGCACCACGGACCGGCCCCACGCCTTCCAGGTCATCCTCGCCGACCGGCCCTGCCTGGAGCTGAGCGCCGGCAGCGAGGCTGAGATGGCTGACTGGATGCAGCACCTCTGCCAGGCCGTGTCCAAAGGG GTCATCCCCCAGGGGGTAACTCCCAGCCCCTGCATCCCCTGCTGCCTGGTGATCACGGATGACCGCCTCTTCACGTGCCACGAGGACTGCCAGACCAGCTTCTTCCGCTCCCTGGGCACCGCCCAGCTGGCCGACATCAGCACTGTCTCCACTGAACCGGGCAAGGAGTACTGTGTCTTG GAGTTTTCCCAGGACAGccagcagcccctcccaccctggGTCATTTACCTGAGCTGCACATCTGAACTGGACCGATTCCTGTCTGCACTGAACTCCGGGTGGAAAACCATCTACCAG GTGGACCTCCCCCGTAAGGCCATCCAGGAAGCCTCCAACAAGAAGAAGTTCGAGGACGCCCTGAGCCTCATCCACAGCGCCTGGCAGCGGAGCGACAGCCTGTGCCGGGGCAGAGCCTCCCGGGACCCCTGGTGCTGA